The genomic stretch ATCCATTTGCAGTGTCCACCTCCTGTCCAGTAAATTTGGCAGGATGAGATTTGTTGTGTAAACTAGGCCTGACTCTCATGTGGGGAACCCCATGCTAACtggcaaactccacatgcacaaACCAAGAGCTGGGAATCCAACCCCATCTTTCGAGGACTGAGGCTGCAGAGAACCACTGAGTGACCTTTAATGTGACAGGCCttttaatatacagtaccagcagaagtctggacacacctactgaaaataatttgttttcCAACAGTGACCCTAAGaacacctcaaggttgtgtagTAAGTACTATCTTGTGAAAAAGCAAAGAGATGGAGTACTGCGAAACCTcgctttagaaaaaaaaacctttgtggTTATTCTAGTGAGGCAGAGGGACTGAGCTGAGGACCTGATGGTTGTGTGGTTTTCGCTCACTGAGACGTGTGACACAAACACCCTGTTTTCAGTTGGTCAGTCTTCCTGTAAAATGCAGAGGTGAGACTGCTAGTGGAAAATACTGACTGCAGTGTGAACAACACATTTGAACAGCAGCACAAAGAAAATGTTCCACAAATGCAGGAAATCTGTATGCTACTGACATGCCTTAATGTTTATATAGAGGTTTATTTATAATATGTTGAGGAAAACTGATATCAGCAGTGAAATCTGCTGCCTCCTTTGTTTTAAAGAAATCAGTAtttcattttacattaaaactcAATTCAATATAGCTACCAGACCTGCTTTTCCAGTGTCGGGAGGGTGGCATTCTTCATAACACAGCtagtcatattttttttttgggggggggggggggtcagggacCCCTGTTACATCAGCGCTGCTTTATATTTTTGCTATTACACTTTGCACACTCCCATTTCCACCAGCCTGCACCTGCTTTTAGAGGGGAGGATGTCAGCAGGGTTTTCAGAGGACAGAAGGTGACAAGAGCTGCTGGCCCAGATCAGGTCTGTCCATCCACCATGTAGCAGTGCAGGGAACAACGTGCACCAGCTTTTACTGGCATCTTTAATAGATTTCTGGACATCTGCTCTGTTCCCTCATGGTTTAAATCGTCCATCACCATCCCAGTCCCCAAAACACGAAGGTCACGGGAGGGGCGTAGCTTGAATTCCTGGGCCCCCTGACACAATGCCTCTGTGAAGTTGGGGGTGGTTATGGGTCCCCATGAgttattatgtattttttgtattcagGGCCCCCTATAAAGTGCAgagccccctgaatctgccagggcatCCATTCCCCAGGACTTAATGACTACAGGCTAGTTGAGCTGATCGCTGTGGTCATGAATGTGTCTGAACATCTGGTCCTAGTCTGTCTGAGCACGATCACAGACTGCTGAACCCCGTGCAGTTTGGGTATGGAGTGATATGACATGGTATATAAAAGTGTAAACATTCATTTGTACATACTTGTACATTGCCTTGAATTGTCTTGCATGTTGCATGTCACTCACCCATCAAGACAAATTCCTTGTTTATTTAATACCTTTCTGATTCTAACTCCAGACACACAGAGTGGAGGACAGGGCTGGCCCTGCCTATAGGCGACACAGGCGATGGCCTAATGTGACGTTTGATTAAGGGGCGCAAAAcagcaagtaaaaaaaaattgaatgaaTACCTCTGATTACAGATGTGAGCTCGCTAGTTAGCAGCCAGATTCCCTGTGCtactgaaattatttttaatgtaaatgaattgaCAAAATTTAAAATTCAAGGTATAACAAACCACTTTTGCCTGCTTGTGAGCTAAGAGGGAAGGTCTGCTCTGAAAATCCTTGCTTAGATGGTCACTATTAAACCCTTGCACAGTTCAAAACTCCAGAGCCGCTCATACCAACTTATCACTCTCCCACCGGTATACAGGAAATGACGCATAACCTACACATATGAAACAGTTAAAATAGAGGCAAAATACTCAAAGGAAACAACCCTTAATCAAATAAAATTCTTTTGCATTCTCAAATGTAAGCAATATTAAATATAACTTAATGTTACAAAGGAAATTAATCAAAAACAGATAAAATCTATTGAAAATGCCATGCCAGGCAATAGTAATAAAAATGGAACCAAATTACAATTTAAACAAAGTATTACAACTGGCAGCACAGATACATACAGTAGGTGGTGTTTGGCCTTTGTGATAATGGGGAAACGTGATTCTGCATTTGCCAGCAGGAAAGTGGGTTTTCGCTGGCAGAAATCTCTGCCACGCCCTTGTGCCTCTGTACTTCATGGGAAAGTTTTTCATCAGGTGTCTTTCATTTGGTCATCCCCAGCATCGCTCCCATTCCTCCCTGCCACACCTGACCCTCTTCTCTAATCATcgccccccttccctctgtgtggtgcggtgtgatgtcttggtgtggtgtctaaagtgtagttaaaagagatggggggtgaatagctgatcaccccccattacctatgtgtggtgtaggtggatgctggctgggggagggggggtgtggggtgatagcgccgcagggcagcgggcatcgggcaaggcacgcccggacacgcggcgccaacacccaggggggCACCACCGCCCACCACCGCAgcaccccccatccccatccGAGGGGGTATCAGGGGTCTCATCTGCACCAGCATCGCCGACGAGCCATTCATACACAaatacccacattcaccaaacaaCTGTGTGATACTGTATGAGAGACTGACGACTACTGGGACCACAGGAGCCCGCCAGCCAACACCAGCCATCCCCCAAGTCCCCCGgtccgcccaccaccccccttgaTCATTGGGAATGGACATGTGTGTGAAACTAAGGTGCAGTTAAAGTGTGGGGGGACATaagtgggggatggataccccagGCAGAGCTGCggtccccccccaccagcccccacaagccctcaatgtctaaagtggagctaaaatagaggggaagggagctgcgCAGTCCAGCTCTGGGCTGCCGAAGCAGCCGACCCTGGACCcgcacagctccccccaccctccaatgccctatgtgaaagagtggtgtgacatgaatgtatgtctaaagtgcaattaaaataataaatgggGGGTAAGTGGCTAGTCAccctcccccttccctctgtgtgatgcagtgtgatgttgtgggtggggtgtctaaagtggaattgAAAGAGTTGGGGAGTGACTAGCTGGtcaccccccagtacctataTGTAGTCtggtgtaggtgggtgtgggctgggggggggccaTGGGGGAACGCAGCAGGGCAGCCGGTATCAGGCACGACATGCCCGGATGCGCAGCACCAACACCTACGGGGGCACCACCGTCCCCCGccgcagcacccccgccccaacccgaagGCGGGTATCCAGAGTCACATCTACGCAGGCCTCGCCGATGAGccactctcacacagacacccacattcaccagacagactgacctgggaccAGGGGCTCCCAGAGCGACACCCTAGCCAGTCCCACATGGGAAGGGGTGCCCAGGAGGACACAGGCCCCCCCGGCACGGATgaggcccccaccccagcagcgGGCCGCCCGGAACCCGGAACCCCACCCTGCACCTGCGaggccccccaccccgccaacCCAGGACCGACCCACAACCTCCAGCTTAGGAACCTCATTGAGAACAAATAGTTCATTTTGGGTAGAACCATCATTTTAATAGTGGCCACCAtccccatgagtgatatgggctggGTTTTCCACCATATAAGATCGTCTTCTATTGTTTTAAGAAGTGGAGTATagtttaatttttgcaggtctGACAGCCTGGGGGAAATATTcatacctaaatatttgatatttcctGATTGTAATGTAGTAGTTGGCGCATTTTGAAAATCGCAGTTTATAGGCAGAACTGTGGATTCTGTGGACCAGTTGATGGAATACTCAGAGATTGATGAAAATCTTTCtatgactgaaattgtgtgagatagggaggattgagagttaaggaaaattaatacattatctgcataaagactgatcttatgaagctcatttttaatttgaatacctTTAATATCTCTGTTTTGTCTTATAGCGGCTGCTAGAGGTTCGATAAAAATAgcgaagagagagggggagagtggGCAGCCTTGTCTAGTATCCCTCTGGAGAAGAAAGCTTGGTGAAGTTTGGTCGTTTGTCCTGACTGATGCATTAGGAGAGCTGCATAGAATTTTAATCCAGTTAATGAAAGATGATCCAAACCCAAATTTATTTAGTGTTGCTAAAAGAAATTTCCAATTTACCCTGTCGAACgccttttctgcatctaaaGAGATAATTGTAGTTTCTAGTTTAGTGATGGTAGAGTAGGCTATACATGAATATATCCTCTTCTACACTAGTTTATGCATAATATAACAAATGCAGATCCTGTGAATagctaaaataaaatagaataatTGTACCTTAAAACAGCAAAAGTTCATATAGTTTTAATACAATAACTCTAAACACACAAAATGAGTAGCTGCTTCCAAAAATATAACCATAAGCTTACAGATTGTAAAACTTTTTTCTCTTTGAACTATATAATTTTGCACACAattatccaaagcaatgaaTGATTTCTACCAGTTTACCCACACTTCCGAAATTAAGCTGAATTTCATTaacatacacaaaatataatAGATTATTATTTACAATTCATTCTCTAACATTGATAAATGTAtcaatttaaatgaaaagttgcatagtatatattacattaagCAATGGAAAAACAGAATTCTAAAAGTTATTTTCTCTGAGTATGGTTTGACCCACTTTCATTTCACATGTTTCGAGTGAACTGTCAGGCTTAAAAACCAATGGAAAAGGCATTCCTGAACAGCCAATATGTAGAAAGTATCATTGTATCATTCTTTGTTGCTAAGTAAGAAGTGACAAATTAACAGATAAAACATCACAGGCTCTATTCTATTGCTGCATGACAGAATTAGTTTATTGGCAGATATCAGATTGTAGaaatcatgcaaatatttttttcagactGAACATattgattaaaaaatatttaaaattgatttaaaataaaatgtgaatattGTCTTTTGCAAGGTATCAGCTTCTACGATAACAGCTTAAGCTCATTAAAAATTCCACCAAAGGAATTTGTAAAGTACACATTGGCTAGGAAACCTTGACTGCGCCATAGCAGAGGGTGAATATCAGCAGAACACAGAGGAGAAGTCCAGCTCTTATAATGGAGAGACAGATAAGCACCATCATCTCTGAAGAACAATGGAatcctggagaaaaaaaacgtCTAATGTAACTGTCATGATAAAACTGAGATGATGTCACACTGCAACGATAATAATGGATTTACACTCTCATTTCTGACTGCtggatttttttgcatttggatttttaaatgatttcatCGACTCTTTTTAATGCTTACCGTCTATATCCAGCTTTGTGCCATTCCCAAACAGCATCTCCCCACACATGGCCACAGCGCAGTAGTAAGTCCCAGCATCAGAGAGGCTGAGGTTCCTCTTGGGGAGGCTGTAGACACAGCTCTGTGTAGGAGATCCAGCCTCAGGGCTCTTCTCACACTCATCACTCCTGTTTCCGTGGCTGTAAATGACTCCTGGAAGGGATTCTCCTGATCCATGTCTGAACCAGTAAACACTGTGTTCTCCTGTACAGCTCCCAGTCTCTATAGTACACTGCAGGTTAACAGAGTCTCCTGGCTGCACTGTGTCAGACACAGGCTGCTGCACCACAGTCCTGCTGTTGGAGTCTTTTCCTGAAAAGCAAAATTTCACGATGACAGGCCTTTGAGAGACAAACTGGAAAATACTGATCCTCAAAATTTTTTCTTACAGATTTttgagaggtttgggaactgaagcggtgttcttCTGGCCATCCAAGAAATAAGTAACTTCTTGGAGAACAGTTGAAAGTTGTCtctttttattgtattactgtTTATTAGTATATATTCGATAACACTTTCCATTAACTGCACCTACATAATAcctttataatacattcatataacattcataagcagcatgtgagtataccttaatatcctaacataccttcacagctttaatatacattaaaaaaaacattacatgataataacaaacattataatcaaaCAAATGAAGTGTGTAAAGTGTACTTTATGTTTTCACAATTTTTGTGACTcaaaattttatatttactgATATTAGACAGTCTCTCATACAGTATCACACAGTTGTTAAGTTTTCCAAAGCATTATGTTGCCCCTTTTCCAGAGGAaggtatttattgtttttacgTATTTAGCTGTTGATGTGTGTTAGAATTTTTGAGGATTCTGCTGTAGTACCTGTATGATTTGATTCAAGAGCCAAATGTATTATCTTTACTAGTTATTGTTTGCTGATTAAGTTTGTCTATttttaacataaataaataacataaataaataataatataaataaaaagtataCATAGCAAAAGGAATTACTTTTGTTTCATGTAGTCGCtcctatttattttcttatttgtaGAAAAGTACGTTTTTCCGTTCAACTGTAGCACTAcagcaaaaagcaaaacatcatgGCAAATGCAATTATGCTTTAATCCAACACACGCAACTCAGTGTTCAAAATCTTAACATTTAATCGACAAAAGATCTTCAATGGATTTATGATTTAATTTGCAATGTTCTGTCCTGAAATATTTTCCTGCTACACTGAAGACTCTCTCAGCATGTGCAGAGGAAGCTGCAGCCAAAGGGTTGGCATCCTCTGATAAACATGGTTGGCTCAGGTAACACTGACATTATGTGAAGCTTTCATGACAGGAATAGGGACTAGTTTGACTCTCGATGCAGTAAAACAGTTTGGGACGTTTCTTAGGTTAGAAACTGCAGTCACTGCAGCCAACATTAACGTTTGATGAGAGACACTCAGCTTTTCCACCATGGTACACAAAATgacagtttaattattattttaggtGACACTTCAAATGTTGCATTCTTTCATCCTGAACAAGATGATATTTTTGTAACAATGATACATAACAATGATAATGTGCTTATGTGTAATTCATAATTAAATAGACTGTATAGTTAAAAGCTAcatctacagtacatatatGAATTTACTGGAATTCAAATCTCCATTCTACTTCATTAAATTCAAATATAAATTGCAATGCCACATCCTGTTTTCAACCACAATTAAATTCAAATTTAATTGAGATTaacaaaatgaactgaaattaaGGGCCATTCTCAATTCATTTCTGAATGGTGCACATCCCTGATTCTTATGTTAAAGAATTTTTTTCTGAGTGACTATACACTAATTGCTCAGTTAAATAGCTTTAAGCATAATTTTCTTTTGCCAGGCACTGACATAATCCCGCTGTTTCATCAGTACAGTTACTGTGCAGTGTTTTCATGAATGAAGGCATGTGTCAGTTTATGCCACAGTCTTCTGTAGGTTTTGTATAGGTATGTATAGCATATATTTATGTGTCATAATTATTGTATTTAACTTTATACACATAACTAAACTAACTAACTAAAATCCACTTCACATAATAACACTAAAAACATTGTCATTCCAACAGcaaaatgttttacattttgtttgtttaatgttgTTTAGAAAAACATTCATGGACCAAAGCACACAATCTACATCAACCATCTTTGTTAATTATATATTGGCACACAGCTCAACTGTCAAAAATGTTTGTCAGTGGACAATCTTATTGACACTTTAATATGAAAATAGTTTATAGTCTCATTTACCTGTGATTATGACAAAGGTTCCATTTCCAAATACGATTTCATTATAGAATACAGCAACACAGTAATACACTGCAGAATCTGACGGCTCCACGTTGGAAATAGTGAGGTTAAAACTCCCCTCTGCATTCTGTAAGGAGTAACGTTCTATGTTTGTATATTCCTTGTTAAATTCAGCAGGTGAGTAGCGAAGTGCTTTCACCATGAGCTGGGGCTTCTGACCAACAGCTTGCTTAAACCAAACAGCAAAATAAACTTCTTCTGGACCGAAGCATGTCAGAGTCACACTGTCTCCATGCTGAACCCTCATCAGGAGACTGGGctgaacaacatccacagccagtgcagtgtctggaaaaaaagagaaacacaaatgaataaataaacaaataaataagacaAATATCATAATAGTAATCAGAATAACTATTACGTATGATGAAGATTTAATGGGCAAATACTTATTACACTAATCACATCATACaggatatataaaaatattaaaatcccacaaaaaatattatttaatattttaggaCCATACTAATGAAAATGAGAAGACCAAAGAGTCTGAACATCTTTGTGGTTCCACTTGTTTAGAATAAACTGCTCTGCTGCTAAGTGAGAGATCATGGTCGTGGTCGGGATGAAAGGGCAGGAAACAGAGAGGTACAAGATACACATCAGGctgatctgattggctgttcaCACAGGAACAGTAATAGTGAAAAAGCATTCTAACTTACACTTACATGATGTTTATTAATTTACTCCTTAACAACCAGTTAAAATGAGAACAATTAGATAAACAGAGACAGATGCTGAGCATATGAAGTTCTTTGTATGGAGTGCTGAGACACTGTGGGAGGGCATTCGCTAATCATCTCTCTCAGACAAGCTCAGCACAGTCTCAGTCTTTTGTTATCAATCTAATATTAGACAGTCTCTCATATCACACAGTTGTTAACTTTTCCAAAGCATTAGATCTTCTAATCACACTCAAAAGAGAGTTTAAGTGTTCTTTCCACCATGCAAACAGAACTTAAATTGTAGCATTTCTgctaatatttatatttacacatTTGCATTTAGAGCAAGCGTTATAAGTGCTGTAAATGAAAGTAAATGGTGAATCAGTTTATCTGCCACTCTCTAGCAACATTACAGTTTTTCAGTTGCATTTCTGGAATCACCCTTAACATCTGCAAAATCGTAAGTGCATTTCTCAAAATGATTCAGACAAACAGCACCACACAAATGGACTGCCTGCAAAAAAAGCCATAGATTATCTctcaaaagtaaatatttatgtcAATGAATATGTCAGTGTCATCAGAATGAGAAGTACTTGTGTCATTGTTCACGAATAAGACAGTCAAATAGCTTAGCCATACTGTCAATATAACAGTGCACTCTGCCCGTTTTTACAAAAGTACGGTAAGTTAAGGCTAATGGTTTTGATGATAATGAAGTTGAAGTTggagtttattgtcatatgtacaaagtacagtGTACGTTCTTACTGTACTTGAAAacccctccctcacagacaaAACATAAGACATAATACACAGAAGACATAGAAGACAAAGTGGTGCAGCAGCAATAAATAATAGTCACAAGTAAAGTGTAAAGTGACAATGCAGTTTACGTTGTTTTGTGTTCCAGTATtacagatccagccacttaaaatttcccctccagtctggctggcagccaaatcccagccaagttccttCCAAATACCAGCCGGAAGCtagagccccccttcttctaggggtgggcctatatttgactataaacccgcccattcattcacttgcagggtgataccattagatggcgctgtctttacaaaaactttacttttctttttacagggttaaatgattgaatggtctttgctatgacttaaaaaagctcatttttctttttaatttattttatttacttattt from Paramormyrops kingsleyae isolate MSU_618 chromosome 10, PKINGS_0.4, whole genome shotgun sequence encodes the following:
- the LOC140593147 gene encoding immunoglobulin lambda-1 light chain-like, which codes for MRVQHGDSVTLTCFGPEEVYFAVWFKQAVGQKPQLMVKALRYSPAEFNKEYTNIERYSLQNAEGSFNLTISNVEPSDSAVYYCVAVFYNEIVFGNGTFVIITGKDSNSRTVVQQPVSDTVQPGDSVNLQCTIETGSCTGEHSVYWFRHGSGESLPGVIYSHGNRSDECEKSPEAGSPTQSCVYSLPKRNLSLSDAGTYYCAVAMCGEMLFGNGTKLDIDGFHCSSEMMVLICLSIIRAGLLLCVLLIFTLCYGAVKVS